The Parus major isolate Abel chromosome 5, Parus_major1.1, whole genome shotgun sequence genome contains a region encoding:
- the TNKS1BP1 gene encoding 182 kDa tankyrase-1-binding protein isoform X7, protein MASQPQPLHPAVPCTSPAGTAGAGLAGSPDKGSVRPKPPVRPKPRVLPKPAVPAKPPVPPPTPGPRHPRPELPSAEKMNRLAGPQPYSSAGTGGPLRRPSFTVRSPETPNGKGLSSPVVTGAEEEVPLALPTPSRKGPAPFKVTPVPVAARPERFPGTTVEEILAKMDSREGPGSPDRAWLSPFCTDPSSRFGSKTFSAFRKRPSEEADGDPASEAPQMPRPVAGELGMGDDRHPVSEMSSSPPAGPSCAGDPHGRRRPPSPPDLSTLQLGALGPPGSPRPPTCPAPAPGAPFQPAEPSAPAPGSPDAPTELLAPDSPTLPPGSPESPTRPPVEVPVTSIQAPGAPLATKPQLSVSHSPGSPHTPGEGSPGTASPPGTPELPPRVTCPPGSPEAAAEYLGPPSPPLAKASRPPGSPEGPDDSAVSPQSYQGPDFNPPPRDVGLRRSSEGVLRPPPTGQGLGELGGSLSALPRPGDLLSEHSLGSESAWSLSQSFEWTFPSWGARLPAFPPRSPIRETPDSGLSEEGESDAEAVAPSPPKDSRSEGPDSQQAEGAPCPGGPVAQREAEGSAEEEEEEREAEQDAPMPHSPLHMTKPGQDPAEPESSTQPSLTTAAPLDPAPSDPAAPADSAWAGDGPKSLQGPGGPGQAEGPSQDPDPHADPGWLTELLASPGVHGSPENLLGWSRKDLCSEFGIGHPRQDSTFDWSHPGVSRERDWPVETKQEQEFGTKSSWDSTHSNKDSTAQESWSGDYRATELMGDTKLGCSDWSPSLGTGKSCPQDPDFSASTTKWGQGYGSTEELGSGQASWGSGLSTGHVGQLDKEPHSGQPTWAGRYSSRDMEMKDRELTPDWARKYSTQDAGNKDENLTLGWAGRSSTGDAGSPDKEHSPSRPAWDRRYNPGDMESQDREFSPSRPAWDGTSSTRGTESQDQGFSPSRPAWGDRYSTKDMESQDREFSPSRPAWGDRSSARDLESQDQEFSPSRPAWDTESQDQEFSPSRLAEASECSTRDLENQDEFSPSGAAWGDRSSSRDLETQDSEFTSSRPARDGRHSTRDTETQNEELFSASRGVWDDRSSTRDVEAQDRELSPSGAAWYGQHSSVIPREEEQELIPAQLSWPAVGSVGQTGLIRIGEEDMPSSHCPDPPAQEPTWGSAHQPERDSSSSRDWAEELGAAKCQNQFGVIGTEQVPDPCSAGASDGSMSRVLPQPQAGLHRDLSLDMGNACWSQDLDSWSVEPQDAEASRQEWASAFSARCAARSRDLGVGERSLEGDTHTEHGRLAPSPLMGDIPGDPPSVEPSRSESPSPSEEERDPSKPATAPQSPRAPPLLPEAVSGNPVDTGSEEQPSDDPDGESSLRLGEQQLSLAAPEAEGSVEQGQEFPLLEDTELLDSSVFRCKASLGRKRQHRAPSLRPTATEGESWIFRDSTEPRPALAVSSDEEAAEEPRSRRMRGSPSGKGVKVPLFPGLSASAIKAKLRGRNRSAEEGTSSGDSKGTPPKDPHVQRSKSCKIPGVKPPTLPPKPEKSSGSEASAPNWLQALKLKRKKP, encoded by the exons ATGGCCTCCCAGCCGCAGCCCCTGCACCCCGCCGTGCCCTGCACGTCCCCTGCTGGCACTGCGGGGGCTGGGCTGGCCGGCAGCCCCGATAAAG GCAGCGTGCGCCCCAAGCCACCAGTGCGGCCCAAGCCCCGCGTGCTTCCCAAGCCGGCCGTGCCTGCCAAGCCCCCGGTGCCACCCCCCACGCCGGGCCCGCGGCACCCCCGGCCCGAGCTGCCCTCGGCCGAGAAGATGAACCGCCTGGCCGGGCCCCAGCCCTACAGCAGCGCAGGCACGGGGGGGCCCCTCCGGCGCCCCTCCTTCACTGTCAGATCGCCCGAGACCCCCAATGGGAAGGGGCTCTCGTCACCCGTGGTCACAGGCGCCGAGGAGGAGGtgcccctggccctgccaaCCCCGTCGCGCAAGGGCCCGGCGCCCTTCAAGGTGACGCCAGTGCCGGTGGCTGCCAGGCCGGAGCGGTTCCCAGGCACCACCGTGGAGGAGATCCTGGCCAAGATGGACAGCAGGGAGGGCCCAGGAAGCCCAGACCGGGCCTGGCTCTCGCCTTTCTGCACCGACCCCTCCTCCCGCTTCGGCTCCAAGACCTTTTCTGCCTTCCGGAAGCGTCCCAGCGAGGAGGCAGATGGAGACCCTGCCAGTGAAGCCCCCCAGATGCCCCGACCTGTGGCAGGCgagctgggaatgggggatGATAGACACCCTGTGTCTGAGATGAG cagctccccccCAGCTGGGCcgagctgtgctggggacccccaTGGACGCCGGAGGCCACCATCCCCTCCTGAC CTTTCTACTCTACAGCTGGGTGCCCTCGGACCTCCAGGCTCCCCAAGGCCACCcacctgcccagccccagccccaggagctcctttccagcctgctgagccctctgccccagcccctggctccCCTGATGCCCCCACTGAGCTCCTGGCCCCCGACTCCCCTACACTTCCCCCTGGCTCCCCAGAATCCCCCACTAGGCCTCCAGTCGAGGTCCCCGTCACTTCCATCCAGGCCCCAGGCGCTCCCTTGGCCACCAAACCGCAGCTCAGTGTCTCCCATTCCCCCGGCTCCCCACACACTCCAGGGGAGGGatcccctggcactgccagtcCCCCTGGCACTCCTGAACTGCCCCCACGAGTCACCTGCCCCCCCGGCTCTCCCGAGGCTGCTGCCGAGTACCTGGGCCCCCCCAGCCCACCCCTTGCCAAAGCCTCTCGTcccccaggctccccagagGGACCTGATGACTctgcagtgtccccacagtCCTATCAGGGTCCTGATTTCAATCCCCCTCCTCGGGATGTGGGGCTCCGGCGCTCCTCAGAGGGGGTGCTGCGGCCCCCACCCACGGGGCAGggcctgggggagctggggggctCACTGAGTGCCCTGCCCCGGCCTGGAGACCTCCTGTCAGAGCACTCCCTGGGAAGCGAGTCTGCCTGGAGCCTTTCCCAGTCCTTTGAATGGACATTCCCATCGTGGGGAGCACGCTTGCCAGCCTTCCCTCCCCGCTCCCCCATCCGGGAGACACCTGACTCAGGGCTCTCTGAAGAGGGGGAGTCAGATGCAGAGGCTGTGGCCCCCAGCCCTCCAAAGGACAGCAGGTCTGAAGGGCCTGACAGCCAGCAGGCAGAGGGGGCTCCATGCCCAGGGGGTCCCGTGGCCCAGCGAGAGGCTGAGGgctcagcagaggaggaggaggaggaaagagaggcagagcaggatgctCCCATGCCCCACTCCCCACTTCACATGACAAAGCCTGGACAGGACCCAGCTGAGCCTGAGTCTtccacccagcccagcctcaccACAGCTGCCCCCCTGGATCCAGCCCCCTCAgatccagctgctccagctgacTCAGCCTGGGCAGGTGATGGCCCCAAGAGCCTGCAGGGTCCCGGGGGCCCAGGCCAGGCTGAAGGACCCTCGCAGGACCCTGACCCCCACGCCGACCCAGGCTGGCTGACAGAGCTGTTGGCATCACCCGGGGTCCACGGCTCTCCAGAG AACCTGCTAGGCTGGTCACGGAAGGACCTGTGCAGTGAGTTTGGCATTGGCCACCCTCGCCAGGACAGCACCTTTGACTGGAGCCacccaggtgtgtccagggAGAGAGACTGGCCTGTTGAGACtaagcaggagcaggaatttgggaccaaatccagctgggacagcacccacagcaacaaggacagcactgcccaggagagctggagtgGTGACTACAGAGCAACGGAGCTGATGGGGGACACAAAACTGGGCTGCAGTGACTGGTCCCCATCCCTTGGCACTGGGAAGAGCTGCCCACAGGATCCAGACTTCAGTGCCAGCACAACCAAGTGGGGCCAGGGCTatggcagcacagaggagcttGGCTCCGGACAGGCCAGCTGGGGCAGTGGCCTCAGCACAGGACATGTTGGGCAGCTGGACAAGGAGCCACACTCCGGGCAGCCTACCTGGGCAGGCAGGtacagcagcagggacatggaGATGAAGGACAGGGAGCTCACCCCAGATTGGGCCAGGAAATACAGCACCCAGGATGCTGGGAACAAGGATGAGAATTTAacactgggctgggctggcagatCCAGCACTGGGGATGCTGGGAGCCCAGATAaggagcacagccccagccgGCCAGCCTGGGACAGGAGGTATAACCCCGGAGACATGGAGAGCCAGGACCGGGAATTCAGCCCCAGCAGGCCAGCCTGGGATGGCACTTCCAGCACCAGGGGCACAGAGAGCCAGGACCAGGGGTTCAGCCCCAGCAGGCCGGCCTGGGGTGACAGATACAGCACCAAGGACATGGAGAGCCAGGACCGGGAATTCAGCCCCAGCAG GCCAGCCTGGGGTGACAGATCCAGTGCCAGGGATTTGGAAAGTCAGGACCAGGAATTCAGCCCCAGCAGGCCAGCCTGGGATACAGAGAGCCAGGACCAGGAGTTCAGCCCCAGCAGGCTGGCTGAAGCCAGTGAATGCAGCACCAGGGACCTGGAGAACCAGGATGAATTCAGTCCCagtggagcagcctggggtgacagatccagcagcagggacctgGAGACCCAGGACAGTGAATTCACATCCAGCAGGCCAGCCAGGGATGGCAGACACAGCACCAGGGACACAGAGACCCAGAATGAGGAATTGTTCAGTGCCAGCAGAGGTGTCTGGGATGACAGATCCAGCACCAGGGATGTGGAGGCCCAGGACAGAGAGTTGAGCCCCAGTGGAGCAGCGTGGTatgggcagcacagctctgtgattcccagggaggaagagcaggagctgatcccagcccagctgagctggcCCGCTGTGGGTAGTGTCGGGCAGACAGGACTGATCAGGATTGGTGAGGAGGACATGCCCAGCTCCCATTGCCCCGATCCCCCGGCCCAGGAGCCCACCTGGGGCAGTGCTCACCAGCCAGAGCgtgacagctccagcagcagggactgggctgaggagcttggagcagccaaGTGCCAGAACCAGTTCGGTGTCATTGGGACAGAGCAGGTGCCAGACCCCTGCAGTGCCGGAGCCTCTGATGGCTCCATGTCCAGGgtcctgccacagccccaggcaggttTGCACAGGGATCTCTCTCTGGACATGGGCAATGCCTGCTGGAGCCAGGACCTGGACAGCTGGAGTGTGGAGCCACAGGATGCTGAGGCCAGTCGCCAGGAGTGGGCGAGCGCCTTCAGTGCCCGCTGCGCTGCCCGCAGCCGGGACCTTGGTGTGGGGGAGCGGAGCCTGGAAGGAGACACCCACACAGAGCATGG CAGGTTGGCCCCCAGCCCTTTGATGGGTGACATTCCAGGTGATCCTCCATCTGTGGAGCCCTCCCGGAGTGAGTCACCCAGCCCctctgaggaggaaagggaTCCTTCTAAGCCAGCCActgccccacagagccccagggctccccctctgctgccagaggctgTCAGTGGGAACCCAGTGGACACAGGAAGTGAGGAACAGCCCTCAGACGACCCAGATGGGGAGAGCTCCTtgaggctgggggagcagcagctctctctggCTGCCCCCGAGGCCGAGGGGTCCGtggagcaggggcaggaatTTCCTCTTCTAGAG GACACAGAACTCCTGGACAGCAGCGTGTTTCGCTGCAAGGCCAGCCTGGGCCGCAAGCGCCAGCACCGGGCGCCATCCCTGCGTCCCACTGCCACTGAGGGGGAGAGCTGGATCTTCCGAGACTCCACGG AGCCCCggccagccctggcagtgtcctCTGAcgaggaggcagcagaggagcccCGGAGCCGGCGGATGCGCGGCTCACCCTCGGGCAAGGGGGTCAAGGTGCCTCTCTTTCCTGGCCTCAGCGCCTCTGCCATCAAG GCTAAGCTGAGGGGTCGCAACCGCTCGGCTGAAGAGGGAACATCATCAGGGGACAGCAAGGGGACCCCTCCTAAAGACCCCCATGTGCAGCGCTCTAAGTCCTGCAAGATCCCTGGTGTGAAACCCCCGACCCTGCCTCCCAAGCCAGAGAAATCCTCAGG ATCTGAGGCCTCTGCCCCAAACTGGCTGCAAGCGCTGAAGCTGAAAAGGAAGAAGCCTTGA
- the TNKS1BP1 gene encoding 182 kDa tankyrase-1-binding protein isoform X5: protein MASQPQPLHPAVPCTSPAGTAGAGLAGSPDKGSVRPKPPVRPKPRVLPKPAVPAKPPVPPPTPGPRHPRPELPSAEKMNRLAGPQPYSSAGTGGPLRRPSFTVRSPETPNGKGLSSPVVTGAEEEVPLALPTPSRKGPAPFKVTPVPVAARPERFPGTTVEEILAKMDSREGPGSPDRAWLSPFCTDPSSRFGSKTFSAFRKRPSEEADGDPASEAPQMPRPVAGELGMGDDRHPVSEMSSSPPAGPSCAGDPHGRRRPPSPPDLSTLQLGALGPPGSPRPPTCPAPAPGAPFQPAEPSAPAPGSPDAPTELLAPDSPTLPPGSPESPTRPPVEVPVTSIQAPGAPLATKPQLSVSHSPGSPHTPGEGSPGTASPPGTPELPPRVTCPPGSPEAAAEYLGPPSPPLAKASRPPGSPEGPDDSAVSPQSYQGPDFNPPPRDVGLRRSSEGVLRPPPTGQGLGELGGSLSALPRPGDLLSEHSLGSESAWSLSQSFEWTFPSWGARLPAFPPRSPIRETPDSGLSEEGESDAEAVAPSPPKDSRSEGPDSQQAEGAPCPGGPVAQREAEGSAEEEEEEREAEQDAPMPHSPLHMTKPGQDPAEPESSTQPSLTTAAPLDPAPSDPAAPADSAWAGDGPKSLQGPGGPGQAEGPSQDPDPHADPGWLTELLASPGVHGSPENLLGWSRKDLCSEFGIGHPRQDSTFDWSHPGVSRERDWPVETKQEQEFGTKSSWDSTHSNKDSTAQESWSGDYRATELMGDTKLGCSDWSPSLGTGKSCPQDPDFSASTTKWGQGYGSTEELGSGQASWGSGLSTGHVGQLDKEPHSGQPTWAGRYSSRDMEMKDRELTPDWARKYSTQDAGNKDENLTLGWAGRSSTGDAGSPDKEHSPSRPAWDRRYNPGDMESQDREFSPSRPAWDGTSSTRGTESQDQGFSPSRPAWGDRYSTKDMESQDREFSPSRPAWDDRSSIKDMESQDQEFSPSRPAWGDRSSARDLESQDQEFSPSRPAWDTESQDQEFSPSRLAEASECSTRDLENQDEFSPSGAAWGDRSSSRDLETQDSEFTSSRPARDGRHSTRDTETQNEELFSASRGVWDDRSSTRDVEAQDRELSPSGAAWYGQHSSVIPREEEQELIPAQLSWPAVGSVGQTGLIRIGEEDMPSSHCPDPPAQEPTWGSAHQPERDSSSSRDWAEELGAAKCQNQFGVIGTEQVPDPCSAGASDGSMSRVLPQPQAGLHRDLSLDMGNACWSQDLDSWSVEPQDAEASRQEWASAFSARCAARSRDLGVGERSLEGDTHTEHGRLAPSPLMGDIPGDPPSVEPSRSESPSPSEEERDPSKPATAPQSPRAPPLLPEAVSGNPVDTGSEEQPSDDPDGESSLRLGEQQLSLAAPEAEGSVEQGQEFPLLEDTELLDSSVFRCKASLGRKRQHRAPSLRPTATEGESWIFRDSTEPRPALAVSSDEEAAEEPRSRRMRGSPSGKGVKVPLFPGLSASAIKAKLRGRNRSAEEGTSSGDSKGTPPKDPHVQRSKSCKIPGVKPPTLPPKPEKSSGSEASAPNWLQALKLKRKKP, encoded by the exons ATGGCCTCCCAGCCGCAGCCCCTGCACCCCGCCGTGCCCTGCACGTCCCCTGCTGGCACTGCGGGGGCTGGGCTGGCCGGCAGCCCCGATAAAG GCAGCGTGCGCCCCAAGCCACCAGTGCGGCCCAAGCCCCGCGTGCTTCCCAAGCCGGCCGTGCCTGCCAAGCCCCCGGTGCCACCCCCCACGCCGGGCCCGCGGCACCCCCGGCCCGAGCTGCCCTCGGCCGAGAAGATGAACCGCCTGGCCGGGCCCCAGCCCTACAGCAGCGCAGGCACGGGGGGGCCCCTCCGGCGCCCCTCCTTCACTGTCAGATCGCCCGAGACCCCCAATGGGAAGGGGCTCTCGTCACCCGTGGTCACAGGCGCCGAGGAGGAGGtgcccctggccctgccaaCCCCGTCGCGCAAGGGCCCGGCGCCCTTCAAGGTGACGCCAGTGCCGGTGGCTGCCAGGCCGGAGCGGTTCCCAGGCACCACCGTGGAGGAGATCCTGGCCAAGATGGACAGCAGGGAGGGCCCAGGAAGCCCAGACCGGGCCTGGCTCTCGCCTTTCTGCACCGACCCCTCCTCCCGCTTCGGCTCCAAGACCTTTTCTGCCTTCCGGAAGCGTCCCAGCGAGGAGGCAGATGGAGACCCTGCCAGTGAAGCCCCCCAGATGCCCCGACCTGTGGCAGGCgagctgggaatgggggatGATAGACACCCTGTGTCTGAGATGAG cagctccccccCAGCTGGGCcgagctgtgctggggacccccaTGGACGCCGGAGGCCACCATCCCCTCCTGAC CTTTCTACTCTACAGCTGGGTGCCCTCGGACCTCCAGGCTCCCCAAGGCCACCcacctgcccagccccagccccaggagctcctttccagcctgctgagccctctgccccagcccctggctccCCTGATGCCCCCACTGAGCTCCTGGCCCCCGACTCCCCTACACTTCCCCCTGGCTCCCCAGAATCCCCCACTAGGCCTCCAGTCGAGGTCCCCGTCACTTCCATCCAGGCCCCAGGCGCTCCCTTGGCCACCAAACCGCAGCTCAGTGTCTCCCATTCCCCCGGCTCCCCACACACTCCAGGGGAGGGatcccctggcactgccagtcCCCCTGGCACTCCTGAACTGCCCCCACGAGTCACCTGCCCCCCCGGCTCTCCCGAGGCTGCTGCCGAGTACCTGGGCCCCCCCAGCCCACCCCTTGCCAAAGCCTCTCGTcccccaggctccccagagGGACCTGATGACTctgcagtgtccccacagtCCTATCAGGGTCCTGATTTCAATCCCCCTCCTCGGGATGTGGGGCTCCGGCGCTCCTCAGAGGGGGTGCTGCGGCCCCCACCCACGGGGCAGggcctgggggagctggggggctCACTGAGTGCCCTGCCCCGGCCTGGAGACCTCCTGTCAGAGCACTCCCTGGGAAGCGAGTCTGCCTGGAGCCTTTCCCAGTCCTTTGAATGGACATTCCCATCGTGGGGAGCACGCTTGCCAGCCTTCCCTCCCCGCTCCCCCATCCGGGAGACACCTGACTCAGGGCTCTCTGAAGAGGGGGAGTCAGATGCAGAGGCTGTGGCCCCCAGCCCTCCAAAGGACAGCAGGTCTGAAGGGCCTGACAGCCAGCAGGCAGAGGGGGCTCCATGCCCAGGGGGTCCCGTGGCCCAGCGAGAGGCTGAGGgctcagcagaggaggaggaggaggaaagagaggcagagcaggatgctCCCATGCCCCACTCCCCACTTCACATGACAAAGCCTGGACAGGACCCAGCTGAGCCTGAGTCTtccacccagcccagcctcaccACAGCTGCCCCCCTGGATCCAGCCCCCTCAgatccagctgctccagctgacTCAGCCTGGGCAGGTGATGGCCCCAAGAGCCTGCAGGGTCCCGGGGGCCCAGGCCAGGCTGAAGGACCCTCGCAGGACCCTGACCCCCACGCCGACCCAGGCTGGCTGACAGAGCTGTTGGCATCACCCGGGGTCCACGGCTCTCCAGAG AACCTGCTAGGCTGGTCACGGAAGGACCTGTGCAGTGAGTTTGGCATTGGCCACCCTCGCCAGGACAGCACCTTTGACTGGAGCCacccaggtgtgtccagggAGAGAGACTGGCCTGTTGAGACtaagcaggagcaggaatttgggaccaaatccagctgggacagcacccacagcaacaaggacagcactgcccaggagagctggagtgGTGACTACAGAGCAACGGAGCTGATGGGGGACACAAAACTGGGCTGCAGTGACTGGTCCCCATCCCTTGGCACTGGGAAGAGCTGCCCACAGGATCCAGACTTCAGTGCCAGCACAACCAAGTGGGGCCAGGGCTatggcagcacagaggagcttGGCTCCGGACAGGCCAGCTGGGGCAGTGGCCTCAGCACAGGACATGTTGGGCAGCTGGACAAGGAGCCACACTCCGGGCAGCCTACCTGGGCAGGCAGGtacagcagcagggacatggaGATGAAGGACAGGGAGCTCACCCCAGATTGGGCCAGGAAATACAGCACCCAGGATGCTGGGAACAAGGATGAGAATTTAacactgggctgggctggcagatCCAGCACTGGGGATGCTGGGAGCCCAGATAaggagcacagccccagccgGCCAGCCTGGGACAGGAGGTATAACCCCGGAGACATGGAGAGCCAGGACCGGGAATTCAGCCCCAGCAGGCCAGCCTGGGATGGCACTTCCAGCACCAGGGGCACAGAGAGCCAGGACCAGGGGTTCAGCCCCAGCAGGCCGGCCTGGGGTGACAGATACAGCACCAAGGACATGGAGAGCCAGGACCGGGAATTCAGCCCCAGCAGGCCAGCCTGGGATGACAGATCAAGCATCAAGGACATGGAGAGCCAGGACCAGGAGTTCAGCCCCAGCAGGCCAGCCTGGGGTGACAGATCCAGTGCCAGGGATTTGGAAAGTCAGGACCAGGAATTCAGCCCCAGCAG GCCAGCCTGGGATACAGAGAGCCAGGACCAGGAGTTCAGCCCCAGCAGGCTGGCTGAAGCCAGTGAATGCAGCACCAGGGACCTGGAGAACCAGGATGAATTCAGTCCCagtggagcagcctggggtgacagatccagcagcagggacctgGAGACCCAGGACAGTGAATTCACATCCAGCAGGCCAGCCAGGGATGGCAGACACAGCACCAGGGACACAGAGACCCAGAATGAGGAATTGTTCAGTGCCAGCAGAGGTGTCTGGGATGACAGATCCAGCACCAGGGATGTGGAGGCCCAGGACAGAGAGTTGAGCCCCAGTGGAGCAGCGTGGTatgggcagcacagctctgtgattcccagggaggaagagcaggagctgatcccagcccagctgagctggcCCGCTGTGGGTAGTGTCGGGCAGACAGGACTGATCAGGATTGGTGAGGAGGACATGCCCAGCTCCCATTGCCCCGATCCCCCGGCCCAGGAGCCCACCTGGGGCAGTGCTCACCAGCCAGAGCgtgacagctccagcagcagggactgggctgaggagcttggagcagccaaGTGCCAGAACCAGTTCGGTGTCATTGGGACAGAGCAGGTGCCAGACCCCTGCAGTGCCGGAGCCTCTGATGGCTCCATGTCCAGGgtcctgccacagccccaggcaggttTGCACAGGGATCTCTCTCTGGACATGGGCAATGCCTGCTGGAGCCAGGACCTGGACAGCTGGAGTGTGGAGCCACAGGATGCTGAGGCCAGTCGCCAGGAGTGGGCGAGCGCCTTCAGTGCCCGCTGCGCTGCCCGCAGCCGGGACCTTGGTGTGGGGGAGCGGAGCCTGGAAGGAGACACCCACACAGAGCATGG CAGGTTGGCCCCCAGCCCTTTGATGGGTGACATTCCAGGTGATCCTCCATCTGTGGAGCCCTCCCGGAGTGAGTCACCCAGCCCctctgaggaggaaagggaTCCTTCTAAGCCAGCCActgccccacagagccccagggctccccctctgctgccagaggctgTCAGTGGGAACCCAGTGGACACAGGAAGTGAGGAACAGCCCTCAGACGACCCAGATGGGGAGAGCTCCTtgaggctgggggagcagcagctctctctggCTGCCCCCGAGGCCGAGGGGTCCGtggagcaggggcaggaatTTCCTCTTCTAGAG GACACAGAACTCCTGGACAGCAGCGTGTTTCGCTGCAAGGCCAGCCTGGGCCGCAAGCGCCAGCACCGGGCGCCATCCCTGCGTCCCACTGCCACTGAGGGGGAGAGCTGGATCTTCCGAGACTCCACGG AGCCCCggccagccctggcagtgtcctCTGAcgaggaggcagcagaggagcccCGGAGCCGGCGGATGCGCGGCTCACCCTCGGGCAAGGGGGTCAAGGTGCCTCTCTTTCCTGGCCTCAGCGCCTCTGCCATCAAG GCTAAGCTGAGGGGTCGCAACCGCTCGGCTGAAGAGGGAACATCATCAGGGGACAGCAAGGGGACCCCTCCTAAAGACCCCCATGTGCAGCGCTCTAAGTCCTGCAAGATCCCTGGTGTGAAACCCCCGACCCTGCCTCCCAAGCCAGAGAAATCCTCAGG ATCTGAGGCCTCTGCCCCAAACTGGCTGCAAGCGCTGAAGCTGAAAAGGAAGAAGCCTTGA